A stretch of Acidimicrobiia bacterium DNA encodes these proteins:
- a CDS encoding adenylate/guanylate cyclase domain-containing protein, giving the protein ELPGDDHFPWLGDAETVLDAIEEFVTGERSGVMPSQVLASMLFTDIVSSTKTAADLGDREWTALLKTHDGIVLSEVARFGGQTVRHTGDGSLSLFEGPARAARAWMSIERRVRGIGLQIRGGLHTSEVEMRDGELSGLGVHIAARLMDLAGPGELIVSSVVRDLSVGSGLEFADRGLHSLKGVPGEWRVFQAGGSEVSSGEGSLNR; this is encoded by the coding sequence GAGCTCCCCGGCGACGACCATTTCCCCTGGCTGGGGGACGCCGAGACCGTTCTCGACGCCATCGAAGAGTTCGTGACCGGTGAGCGGTCCGGCGTGATGCCGAGTCAGGTGCTGGCCAGCATGCTCTTCACCGACATCGTCTCGTCTACCAAGACCGCCGCCGACCTCGGCGATCGAGAGTGGACCGCCTTGCTGAAGACCCACGACGGGATCGTGCTGAGCGAGGTCGCCCGCTTTGGCGGCCAGACCGTGCGCCACACCGGGGACGGTTCGCTCAGTCTGTTCGAGGGGCCCGCTCGTGCCGCCCGGGCCTGGATGTCGATCGAGCGGCGGGTTCGCGGCATCGGCCTGCAGATCCGTGGTGGCCTCCACACCAGCGAGGTGGAGATGCGGGATGGCGAGCTGTCGGGGCTCGGGGTCCACATCGCTGCCCGTTTGATGGATCTGGCTGGCCCGGGCGAGCTGATCGTGTCCTCGGTTGTTCGCGATCTGTCGGTGGGTTCAGGCCTTGAGTTCGCCGATCGAGGGCTGCATTCGCTCAAGGGTGTTCCCGGTGAGTGGCGGGTGTTCCAGGCGGGCGGGAGCGAGGTTTCTTCTGGCGAGGGCTCGCTCAACCGGTAG